In Nymphaea colorata isolate Beijing-Zhang1983 chromosome 13, ASM883128v2, whole genome shotgun sequence, one DNA window encodes the following:
- the LOC116266577 gene encoding ammonium transporter 3 member 1-like — MAGVPVAYQANTSAAVTDWLNKGDNAWQMVSATLVGLQSVPGLVVLYGSIVKKKWAVNSAFMALYAFAAVWICWVTWAYKMSFGDRLLPFWGKAGPALGQKFLIAQAALPATTHYYRNGTVETATVEPYYPMASMVYFQCVFAAITLILLAGSLLARMNIKAWMLFVPLWLTFSYTVGAFSLWGGGFLFHWGVIDYSGGYVIHLSSGIAGFVAAYWVGPRSTKDRERFPPNNVLLMLTGAGLLWMGWAGFNGGDPYSANIDSSIAVLNTNICAATSLLVWTCLDVIVFKKPSVIGAVQGMITGLVCITPGAGLVQGWAAIAMGVLSGSVPWFTMMIVHKRSKLLQKVDDTLGVFHTHAVAGFLGGVTTGLFAEPELCALFLPVTNSRGAFYGGSGGIQLLKQIVGAGFVVGWNVVVTSIICVLIRLVMPLRMSDEQLLIGDDAVHGEEAYALWGDGEKYDSTKHGWYSDGTEHPPKFSVGVTQNV; from the exons ATGGCGGGGGTGCCGGTGGCGTATCAGGCGAACACGTCGGCGGCGGTGACGGATTGGCTGAACAAGGGGGATAACGCATGGCAGATGGTGTCGGCGACGCTGGTGGGGCTGCAGAGCGTGCCGGGGCTGGTGGTGCTCTACGGCAGCATCGTCAAGAAGAAGTGGGCGGTGAACTCCGCGTTCATGGCGCTCTACGCCTTCGCAGCGGTGTGGATCTGCTGGGTCACCTGGGCCTACAAGATGTCATTCGGCGACCGGCTGCTGCCCTTCTGGGGGAAGGCCGGGCCGGCGCTGGGACAGAAGTTCCTGATCGCGCAGGCGGCGCTGCCGGCGACCACACACTACTACCGGAACGGCACCGTGGAGACGGCAACGGTGGAGCCCTACTATCCCATGGCATCGATGGTGTACTTCCAGTGCGTCTTCGCCGCCATAACGCTCATACTGCTCGCCGGCTCCCTGCTGGCCCGCATGAACATCAAGGCCTGGATGCTGTTCGTCCCCCTCTGGCTCACCTTCTCCTACACAGTCGGCGCCTTCAGCCTCTGGGGTGGCGGTTTCCTCTTCCACTGGGGCGTCATCGACTATTCCGGTGGCTACGTCATCCACCTATCCTCCGGCATCGCCGGCTTCGTCGCTGCATattgg GTTGGTCCACGTTCAACTAAGGACAGGGAAAGGTTCCCTCCAAACAACGTGCTGCTCATGCTAACGGGGGCAGGGCTGCTCTGGATGGGTTGGGCCGGCTTCAATGGAGGTGACCCTTACTCCGCCAACATCGACTCCTCCATCGCCGTCCTCAACACCAACATCTGTGCCGCGACCAGCCTCCTCGTCTGGACCTGCTTGGACGTCATCGTCTTCAAGAAGCCGTCCGTCATCGGCGCCGTCCAAGGGATGATTACCGGGCTTGTTTGCATCACCCCTGGAGCCG GCCTTGTTCAGGGATGGGCGGCAATAGCGATGGGGGTGCTGTCGGGGAGCGTGCCGTGGTTCACCATGATGATCGTCCACAAGCGGTCGAAGCTGCTGCAGAAGGTGGACGACACTCTGGGCGTCTTCCACACCCACGCCGTCGCCGGCTTCCTGGGCGGCGTCACCACCGGCCTCTTCGCCGAACCCGAGCTCTGCGCCCTCTTCCTCCCCGTGACCAACTCGAGGGGGGCCTTCTACGGCGGTTCCGGCGGCATTCAGCTGCTGAAGCAGATAGTGGGCGCGGGGTTCGTCGTCGGCTGGAACGTCGTCGTCACGAGCATCATCTGCGTGCTGATCAGGCTGGTGATGCCGCTGCGGATGTCGGACGAGCAGCTGCTCATAGGGGACGACGCGGTTCATGGGGAGGAGGCCTACGCGCTGTGGGGAGACGGGGAGAAGTATGACTCCACCAAGCATGGCTGGTACAGCGATGGCACCGAGCATCCGCCCAAGTTCTCTGTTGGTGTCACCCAAAATGTTTAG